The sequence TTCATGATTGAGTGCCAGGCTGTAAGGACTCTGAAGGCAGGGAGACTTGGAAAGCCGTTTGTGGCAGGACCCACACCCTGCAGTGGAACTCCAACAAATGCTTTGGGGATTCATGTCCTCTACTGGAAATGCCTGGGTCCCTCAAGTCAACACGTGGGAAAGAGAGCTCtaccctggggaggggagaagctcCTGGAAGTTCTTGCTTCCTTGTCCCTTCATCAGGGTCAAACCAAAGGAGAGGGCTTTGTACTCTCCCTGGTGGTGGTAAAGGGAGAGAGCGCCCACACTGCCCTCTTGAGGAAACTGCCCCCAGAAAAACTCAGGGTGGTTGCAGGAGAGGGAGGCTTGAGGGCATTATGGCCATCTTGGTCCCAGCATCTGCCACCTGAAGAACCTCAGGATGCAGGGCTCCTTTATCTTTGTCAAAGGACAGTTCCATCCAGGTGTTGGCATCTTGCAGAGATTTCACACAGCATACTCCATAGatatgaaaaatctaaaatactgGCCATAAATTTTACTGACATTCCAGTGTGCAAAGTGTTTTTGTACTCATTATTAGACTGGATTGCCAGGTAATAAGAGGAATCATCATACTCATACAAATATTTTCACGAGTGCTGCTTTACTCTTATCCTGTCCAGTTGCAGGTGAAGAAACAGGCCTGGAGAGTATGAATGGCTCTTGACATAGATCTCACAATGAGAGGGACCTGGAACCTGGGTGCATGTAGCACCTCAGGCCCTCCTCCTATACCCCTCTGTGAGGTATTAGGACACACACCATCAAGCAGCGGAAGGACCTAGGTTCCCCTGGCTTCCAAGGGGCACACACACTCTGTTCCTTTATCCTTCTGAATGACATTAATAGCTCATAAACTATTCTTCTAGAGTTAACTGTTAATGATAATGGACTGACTGCACAAGACAGCCCTCTTGGGAGTATCAGATTTATCCTTGGGAACATGGACCTGGGAGAACAAGCCAAGTTGGCAAGAACTTTGGTCATTAGCCGCCACCTTGTGGCCAAGTCACCTCAGTGTTTGTGGGCCGCATGAGCCACCGTCTTGGGGCAAGAGTATGTGACTGAAACAGGGACAGACTGATGTCCACACTATGATGTCAGGCCTACTTTGTGTCACACTAACACTGACTACCCCTTTCTGTGCCCCGGCCTTGCTGGTTTCGCCTGTTTCCACTGTCTCCTGCCTCTCTATTCTAGCCAGAGACCTTTACTcctgtcattttttccccccaaaatcagGTTAATTGAACTAAAATGAGCTATTGCCTCCACTCTAACTTACATATTGTTTACTATGTAAACTTGAAGGGAAGTTGGACCCACGAAAGTGGTTTTCAAACAACTTCTCTTTCCTTGTCATCTTCAATTGGTGTATTTCAAAGAAACTTTGTGtgcaaaacacataaaaagagaGATGATCTGGTTGAAGTCTGTTCCTcactcccccttctccctttcGCCCAAAAATATGCCCTGTGCAATTCCAGATTCCTTTAGAATACAGCTAGAAAGCTGAGACTTTACAGCCCTGGACACTGAAAGACTATGTTGAGGGGGAACCTacagaaaatgtttctatttcacCAAAGCAGACTATTAAAGGAAACGAAGTCATCCTCATTGGCTGTCACTCTGGTAGGACTAATTTCAGAGCAAAAGGCAATTATTTTCAAGAAAGAATAGCTGAGAACCTCAGAAACTGTTTTTACTTCAGACCAAGAGTAACAGAGTTAAGGTTTCATTCCAGTCATTCGGCAAACTTTTTGAAAGTGTGGCAAAGGCAAGTCTGGGTCCAAATCACTCCAAAGCATGCTCATCCCAAATGAAGCCTCCCCACAACCTTGGTGAAACCATCACTTGGTTCTCTCTGGGAACCATACCGCGTTCCTGAATGTCCACGTGGACATTGCCCACATGcagagaaactgagacacaaaccTGCATCTGACTTCGAAGTAGCTTGTCGACTTGAAATAAGTAGGTGTCATTGCTAGCATTGTTGTAGGTTTCCATGAAGAACTGGAGTGTTGAATTCATATTTGCCTTGCTCATGGACTTCTCCTGGAAGCCTTCCCATCTTTGAAAATGACCTAGTCTGGCTGCCAGGACCAGGGCAGCCAACAGCCACAGAGTGTTCCTCCAGCATCCAATTCCCATCTTGCAGCCTCGGAAACCTCCTATTCACTGCACCTGCCAGGGTGGGGTTGGAGTCAGACTGCAGCACACTCACCCTCCCGCAGTGCCTCTTGTCCTATAGGCTTTCCCAGGTTAAGCAGAGATTGAGACCCCAGCCTCATCCTTTCAAGCTTCTGCCCCCAATCCAACCAAAGGACCAACCCAGGAAATCTCCCTGCATGGGTGCTCAACTCTCTTTCAGGTCTGTACATTTTCCACATATTTATAATACCCACTTCGTTCTTCCATTATGCAGGCAAGTATAATTTCTAAACAACTGCAAGATGGACAAaaccctctccctgccttcaTAACTATCAGGAAGAAAGCCCCCAGAACAGAGCTTTACAGTGCTGTGTGGTAAGAAGTATATTGGACAGAGAAATGTCATTGGTGTGAACTGAAAACTTACAGAGGAAATTGTATTTGAACTGAGATATGAGGAATCAGGATATGGAACAGGGTTTGATATATTCTACTTACCTATCGTAGGTTCTACCTGTCTAACCCAGCCATCAACTATTCCCTGTGCCTCCTTCAGAGATGGGTTCTCTTTACTCTCCTGCCTCCTTTATCAACACAGATTTCTGCTGGCTGGATCCCACTGTACCTGCAGGCCCTGGCACTAGCTCTTGCTATCTTGGTGTGACCCTAGTAAACCTTTGTGAGGTAATATTAGCTTCCCTGTGAGGGGGGGGATAAACTCTGATCCTTATTCAGAAATTAATCCTGAAGACCCCTGAGGGTTAGGTGTTGCTAATTTGGggcaggaaaaaaattctcttcagcCCTCTTGGGGTCTCCGGTTGGACCTAAGAATTAAACTAATAGAAGAAAAGCATACAGGTTTTATAGATGGTTTATATATGCATGGGAGGCGTCACAAGAAAATGAGGACATGAAGAAGTGGCCAGAACAAAAAGCTTATATATTCTGTAGACAAAGAAACAGTAAATGTGTGAAGAATAAACAAGACAAGGTGTTCTGACTAGGAGTAATAAACAGTGGAGAAAGAACAAGGTTTGCTTATACAGCCTTATCCCCCATCTCTGGGGATAAGGATGTCCTCCCTCTTCCTGGTACATGGAAGTTTCCTTTCACATGGGcgatttgtcttctgttttcagGGAAGAACGGCtccggtggggggtgggggatgatcAGAGTGTCCTTCCTGCTTCACCATTTTCTCAAACTCCTTAGGCTTAAGATCTTCAATGCACTGAAGTGCCATATTTGGGGGTAACATGCCCTGAACCCATCGCCTGCATCCAGAAGCTCCCcagtttaaaaacttttaaggTGGGATATTAAATGAGGTCctgccacaggaaaaaaaaaagaattagtgggACAATTAATGAAATGTGAATCAAATCTGTAGATCAGTTCATAGCACTGCACCAATGTTAACTTCCTAGTTTTTACCATTGCACTGTACTTACATGAGATGCTAACATTTGGGCAAGTGgggtgaacatttttttttctatttttgtaccCTTTTTGTAACTCTGAAATTATTGTAAAAtaaaggttaattttttaaatttttttgtttaaattcaatttggtTAACATAccctgtattattagttttagggaTAGAATTCCCTTCAGCagttctcagtttgtttcctagagttgagtctcttatgatttgcctccctctatgttttcatcttatttttttaatttaaattcaattaacctaACACATAATACATCtgtagtttcagatgtagtgttcaacaactcatcagttgcatatgacacccacTGCTCACCACATCATATGCCTTCCCCAATGCCCACAACCCTGTTACTCCATTTCACACCCACATTCCCtacagcaacctcagtttgtttcctatagttactAGTCtatcatggtttttctccctctctgatgatttccctttcagtttttccctcccttctcctatgattttttgtgctatttcttatattccacatatcagtgaaactatatgtttatctttctccaattgacttatttcacataacataataccctccagttccatctatgttgatgtGAATGATaagtatccatcctttctgatggctgagtaatattccattgcatatataaaCCACATCGTCTTTaccaattcatctgttgaaggacatcttggctccttccacaatttgactattgtagacattgctgctatgaacattggggttcaggtgccccttcaactcactacacctgtatctttggggtatcttagtagtgcaatttctgggttttcatcttattttatttttctttcccttcccctatgttcatctgttttgtttcttaaattccacaaaataaaggttaaaatgttcaaaaataaataggACCTTAGTCTTCAGGAAGCAGCACACATGCAGCACCACCTTGCAATCTGAATCTCCTGGGTTCATATCTCTGGCTGGGTGATTCGGAGAGACAGTtaatctctgagtctcagtttcttcatctgtaatgtaAGAATAGGAAAAACTACCAATCTTGGTTTGTGGTGGAGACTAAATCCAGTACCAAACAACCTGTTCCCAGGTCAGGCATCATCCAGAGCTCAGAAACATCCTCTAGGGGATTCTTCCATGACTCTGAATGTACACACAGAAGCCCATGGTCTGTCAGACCCCAACTGCCCAGGGATAAGATCACCTTCTAGTGTGAAAATCCTACTAGGACTTGTTACAATATCCTCCCTGACCCTCAAAGCCTGCCTTGTAGGACTTGTCCATCTGATGGAATTGGCTGCTTTGAACAACCTGAGCCAGAGCTGCAGGAGCACCACTGTCACATAGATGCATAAGGATTCTGACTGATGTGCGTACAGACTGGCCTGGAAACCCGAGATATACCCTGCGGACCTGAAGAAGGCAAAGTAATATTCAATGGACCGTATTGGAAAATCTATGAAGATGGggccaaatacataaaaaaaaaatgatctactTAAAGTAATAAGCAGTGTGGCTATCTCCAAAAAGTAAGGGAAAAATGAATTCCCAGTAATTTGcatggaataagaaaaaatatatagaccaTGGTTCTCCCCATACAATTAAACAGAAAAAGGGACCATATCTGTCACACCTGGAGTTCTTTGGCTTATGGTGGCATAAcaatctctgcctctctccacatGGCCTTCTCATTTGTCTCTTTGTCTCAaatccctccctcctttctcttaaGAATGCCAGTTGTTGGATTTGGGTCCTACCCTCAATCCAAGGTgatctcatcttgagatccttaacttaattatgTCTGTGAAAACTCAATATCCAAATTAGTTCACATTCATGGGTACTAGGAGCTATGacttgcatatatatttttgaggaaCACAATGCAACCCACTAACTTGTCCacagaatatgaagaaaattgGGGAATACAAGTGTATCCatgtatattagtttcctatggttTTGTAACAAATTCACATGAATTTGGTGgtttaaaaccacagaaatgtatcgtcttataattctggaggctagaaatctgaaGTCGTTTTCACTAgaccaaaatcaagatgttggtaGGGCTGTATTCCCTCCAGAGGCTTCAAGGGAAAATCTACCGCCTGCTAGCATCTCTTGGTTTGTAGCCACAACACTCCATCTCTGCTTTATATGccctccttctcttctgtctgcctccctcctaTAAGGATATATGGATGGTATTTAAGGCCCACCAAAAAAATCCAGAATGATCTGCCCATCTCAAGATCTtgaacttaatcacatctgtaaagtCCTTCTTTACCACATAAAACAATGTTCACAAGTTCCAGGGGGCCATTACTCAGCCTACCACACTATGGATTCAGGAAAAATAGGAAGAGTGATTATTTCCATGAAGGGAAGGTGACAGGGGCCCTGGTCATGTccctggagaaggaaaaaggagaaacaaacacaTCCATGGGAATAAGGGGAAATAGGAGACCTCATCAATTCTGtgcttaaaggaaaaacaagtatCCTGGTTATGTCTGTGGAATAAGTGAAAAATAGGAGACCTGATAAAATTCATGGGATAAAATGCCATCTCatatgctgaaaaataaaaataaaataaaacaaaataaattttcattctaaatttaaaaaaatttcatgggATAAGTTGAAGATAGGGATCAGCATTTATGCATGAATCAGAGGAAAAGTTCAGGAGGATAGATGGTTTCCATAGTTGGAGGGGAAATGGTGGTTTTGATTATGTTCATAACAAGGAGAAAATAAGATTCCAATAATGTTTGTGGTATGAGGGATAAGCATGGGGAGTGGTTAAGATcatagaataaagagaaaatgaatagcCTGGTTATATCCACAGTCAATTGTGAGAAAAGGCAGTAATATAAGGCCATAAAATGAGGGGAAATTAGGGACCTTGGTCATGTCCATGGAATATAGTGAAAATAAGGTGTCTAGCAATGtccat comes from Mustela nigripes isolate SB6536 chromosome 7, MUSNIG.SB6536, whole genome shotgun sequence and encodes:
- the CSTL1 gene encoding cystatin-like 1; the protein is MGIGCWRNTLWLLAALVLAARLGHFQRWEGFQEKSMSKANMNSTLQFFMETYNNASNDTYLFQVDKLLRSQMQLTTGVEYMISVKISRTKCKRNSSRNSCPIQSKKKLKKSFICDFLVYTVPWMNYYQLWNNSCLEA